One Cryptomeria japonica chromosome 9, Sugi_1.0, whole genome shotgun sequence genomic window carries:
- the LOC131043925 gene encoding taxane 13-alpha-hydroxylase, which produces MELIFSSSALSFIFTAFAVSVGILVLVLNLKQKPSHRLPPGSLGFPLIGETLQFLWALRSNKAQEFFDKRVNKFGHVFKTSLIGHPTVVVSGSSGNRFILSNENKLLTNSWPSSFLKLMGKDSVSSKSGEEHRILRDALSGSLDPVALQNYLSQMNAVIQDEINRQWKGKDEVKMLPLVRHLMFSISSSLFFGINDTHEQEHLDKLFDTVLAGTLSVPVNLPGTSFHRALKARSEVDKILSSVIERRRSGLNSVNLDLLSVFLNFKDERGNPLTDKEILDNISLLLHAAFGSIISTITIMFKLLSSNPECYQKMSQEQLGIASSKKEGEEITWNDLRDMKYTWQVAQETLRMFPPVFGGFRKSMTDLHYDGYTIPKGWKLLWTPYTTQTKEEYFLEPEKFRPSRFEDEGANVAPYTYVPFGGGIRVCPGCEFAKMEILLFAHHFVKAFSGYSAIDPHEKISGNPCPPLPVKGFPIKLFIRE; this is translated from the exons ATGGAACTGATATTTTCTTCTTCTGCTCTTTCCTTTATCTTCACAGCTTTTGCTGTGTCTGTTGGGATTCTCGTCCTTGTGCTCAATTTGAAACAGAAACCATCTCATAGGCTTCCCCCTGGAAGTTTAGGCTTCCCTTTGATTGGAGAAACCCTGCAATTCTTGTGGGCACTTCGATCAAATAAAGCTCAAGAGTTTTTCGATAAAAGGGTGAACAAATTCGGCCATGTTTTCAAGACATCATTGATTGGGCACCCCACAGTAGTAGTGTCAGGATCCTCTGGAAATCGCTTCATACTGTCCAATGAGAATAAGCTGTTAACAAATTCATGGCCCTCTTCTTTCCTGAAACTTATGGGGAAAGACTCTGTTTCAAGCAAAAGTGGTGAAGAGCATAGGATTCTGCGTGATGCTCTTTCAGGATCACTGGATCCCGTAGCATTACAGAACTATTTGTCCCAAATGAATGCagtcattcaagatgagatcaacagACAATGGAAAGGAAAAGATGAAGTTAAAATGCTTCCTCTGGTGAGGCACCTTATGTTTTCCATTTCAAGTAGCTTGTTTTTCGGCATAAATGACACGCATGAACAGGAACATCTCGATAAGCTTTTCGACACTGTTCTTGCGGGAACTTTGTCTGTTCCAGTGAATCTTCCCGGAACAAGTTTTCATAGGGCGCTGAAGGCACGGTCAGAGGTGGATAAAATTCTCTCTTCTGTGATTGAAAGGAGAAGAAGTGGTCTTAATTCAGTTAATCTGGATCTGCTCTCTGTTTTCTTAAACTTCAAAGATGAAAGAGGGAACCCACTTACAgacaaagagatcttggacaacATTTCATTGTTGCTTCATGCTGCATTTGGGAGCATCATTTCAACAATCACCATTATGTTTAAGCTCTTGTCCTCAAATCCAGAATGCTACCAGAAGATGTCCCAAG AGCAATTGGGGATAGCTTCCAGCAAAAAGGAGGGGGAAGAAATCACATGGAATGATTTGAGAGATATGAAATACACATGGCAAGTTGCTCAGGAGACTCTGCGGATGTTTCCTCCAGTGTTTGGAGGATTTCGCAAATCCATGACAGATCTTCACTATGATGGTTATACAATTCCTAAAGGCTGGAAA CTATTATGGACGCCTTATACAACGCAGACGAAGGAAGAATATTTCTTGGAGCCAGAGAAATTCAGGCCTTCCAGATTTGAAGACGAAGGGGCAAATGTAGCCCCTTATACGTATGTACCCTTTGGAGGAGGCATTCGAGTATGCCCAGGATGTGAATTTGCCAAGATGGAGATACTATTATTTGCGCATCACTTTGTCAAAGCTTTCAGTGGGTACTCTGCAATTGACCCACACGAAAAGATATCGGGGAATCCATGTCCTCCACTTCCCGTCAAAGGATTTCCAATTAAGCTTTTCATTAGGGAGTAG